From Streptomyces yatensis, one genomic window encodes:
- a CDS encoding ABC transporter ATP-binding protein, with product MTVPEKATTSPEPLLKVSGLVKHFPIKKGLLQRQAGAVQAVDGLDFDVRPGETLGVVGESGCGKSTMGRLVTRLLEPTSGKIEFEGKDITHLNTAQMRPMRRDVQMIFQDPYSSLNPRHTVGAIVSAPFRLQGVTPEGGVKAEVQRLLALVGLNPEHYNRYPHEFSGGQRQRIGIARALALKPKLVVADEPVSALDVSIQAQVVNLLDDLQEELGLTYVIIAHDLSVIRHVSDRIAVMYLGKIVELADRKDLYERPMHPYTKALLSAVPVPDPKRRAKRERILLKGDVPSPISPPSGCRFHTRCWKATEVCKSQEPPLVTLATGHQVACHHPENAADQAPQEKPGAEAAQKVTKKTEG from the coding sequence ATGACGGTCCCGGAGAAGGCGACGACGTCGCCCGAGCCCCTGCTCAAGGTGTCGGGTCTGGTCAAGCACTTCCCCATCAAGAAGGGGCTGCTGCAGCGGCAGGCCGGTGCGGTGCAGGCGGTCGACGGGCTCGACTTCGACGTCCGGCCGGGGGAGACCCTGGGTGTGGTGGGCGAGTCGGGCTGCGGCAAGTCCACCATGGGACGGCTGGTCACCCGGCTGCTGGAACCCACCTCGGGCAAGATCGAGTTCGAGGGCAAGGACATCACGCATCTGAACACCGCTCAGATGCGGCCGATGCGCCGTGACGTCCAGATGATCTTCCAGGACCCGTACTCCTCGCTGAACCCCCGGCACACCGTCGGCGCGATCGTCAGCGCGCCCTTCCGGCTCCAGGGCGTCACCCCGGAGGGCGGCGTCAAGGCCGAGGTCCAGCGGCTGCTGGCGCTGGTCGGGCTCAACCCCGAGCACTACAACCGCTATCCGCACGAGTTCTCCGGCGGTCAGCGGCAGCGCATCGGCATCGCCCGGGCGCTGGCCCTCAAGCCCAAGCTGGTCGTCGCCGACGAACCGGTCTCGGCGCTGGACGTGTCGATCCAGGCGCAGGTGGTCAACCTGCTGGACGACCTCCAGGAGGAGCTGGGCCTGACGTATGTGATCATCGCGCACGATCTGTCGGTCATCCGCCATGTCTCGGACCGGATCGCCGTGATGTACCTCGGGAAGATCGTCGAGCTGGCGGACCGCAAGGACCTCTACGAGCGTCCCATGCACCCGTACACCAAGGCCTTGCTGTCCGCGGTGCCGGTGCCGGACCCCAAGCGGCGCGCCAAGCGGGAGCGGATCCTGCTCAAGGGCGATGTGCCCTCGCCGATCTCCCCGCCGTCCGGCTGCCGCTTCCACACCCGGTGCTGGAAGGCGACCGAGGTGTGCAAGAGCCAGGAGCCGCCACTGGTGACGCTGGCCACCGGCCACCAGGTGGCCTGCCACCACCCGGAGAACGCAGCGGACCAGGCGCCGCAGGAGAAGCCCGGTGCCGAGGCGGCACAGAAGGTGACGAAGAAGACCGAAGGCTGA
- a CDS encoding cysteine desulfurase family protein: MVYLDHAATTPMLPEAVQAMTAQLAVTGNASSLHAAGRRARRTVEESRESLAASLGARPSEVVFTAGGTEADNLAVKGLYWSRRDADPARARVLASPVEHHAVLDAVDWLAEHEGARVEWLPVDSLGRVHPDALREAIARDPSDVALATVMWANNEIGTVQPVRELAAVAAEFGVPLHADAVQAFGQIEVDFAASGLAAMTVSGHKIGGPYGIGALLLGREHTPVPVLHGGGQERQVRSGTLDTPAIAAFAVAGAYATEHREEFAREIGALRDALITAVRTAVPDAVLGGDPDPAGRLPANAHFSFPGCEGDSLLLLLDAQGIECSTGSACTAGVAQPSHVVLATGSDSDLARGTLRFSLGHTSTKADVEAVAEAIGPAVERARGAGLS, from the coding sequence ATGGTTTATCTCGACCACGCCGCCACCACTCCGATGCTCCCGGAGGCGGTGCAGGCGATGACCGCCCAGCTCGCCGTCACGGGCAACGCCTCCTCGCTGCACGCCGCCGGCCGGCGTGCCCGTCGTACCGTCGAGGAGTCGCGTGAATCCCTGGCCGCCTCGCTGGGCGCCCGCCCGAGCGAGGTCGTCTTCACCGCCGGCGGGACCGAGGCCGACAACCTCGCGGTCAAGGGGCTCTACTGGTCCCGCAGGGACGCCGATCCGGCCCGCGCCCGGGTGCTCGCCAGCCCCGTGGAGCACCACGCCGTGCTCGACGCGGTCGACTGGCTCGCGGAGCACGAGGGCGCCCGGGTCGAATGGCTGCCGGTCGACTCCCTCGGGCGGGTCCACCCCGACGCGCTGCGCGAGGCGATCGCCCGCGACCCCTCGGACGTCGCCCTCGCCACCGTCATGTGGGCCAACAACGAGATCGGTACCGTCCAGCCGGTCCGCGAACTCGCCGCGGTCGCCGCCGAATTCGGCGTCCCGCTGCATGCCGACGCGGTCCAGGCGTTCGGCCAGATCGAGGTCGACTTCGCCGCCTCGGGGCTGGCCGCGATGACCGTCAGCGGCCACAAGATAGGCGGCCCCTATGGCATCGGCGCGCTGCTGCTCGGCCGTGAGCACACGCCGGTGCCCGTGCTGCACGGCGGCGGCCAGGAGCGCCAGGTGCGCTCCGGGACCCTCGACACCCCGGCCATCGCCGCCTTCGCCGTCGCCGGAGCGTATGCCACCGAGCACCGCGAGGAGTTCGCCCGCGAGATCGGCGCCCTGCGCGACGCGCTGATCACCGCCGTCCGTACGGCCGTGCCCGACGCGGTTCTCGGCGGCGACCCCGATCCGGCGGGCCGGCTCCCCGCCAATGCCCACTTCTCCTTTCCCGGCTGCGAGGGCGATTCACTGCTTCTGCTGCTGGACGCGCAGGGCATCGAATGCTCGACGGGCTCGGCCTGCACGGCCGGTGTCGCCCAGCCCAGCCATGTGGTCCTGGCCACCGGCAGCGACTCCGACCTGGCCCGCGGCACCCTGCGCTTCTCGCTCGGCCACACCTCGACCAAGGCCGATGTCGAGGCCGTCGCCGAGGCGATCGGCCCGGCGGTGGAGCGGGCGCGCGGGGCGGGGCTCAGCTGA
- a CDS encoding ABC transporter permease → MLAYLIRRLFAVVVMLLVVTLTTFAIFFVIPKWAGSDPALLFVGKQADPAAIEGIREKLSLGDPVLVQFWHFVQGLFVGRDYANGTDVTHCPAPCFGYSFRTEQAVWPQLTDAMPVTLSLAAGACLLWLVGGITTGVVSALRRGTLWDRSAMTVALAGVSLPIYFTGLLSLAIFSYSLKWVNVDYKGLGDDPAMWFESLILPWITLAFLYAAMYARLTRATMLEIMGEDYIRTARAKGLRERVVIGRHAMRSTWTPVLTLLGLDLGALLGGAVLTETTYNLPGLGRLAVNAITEKDLPVILGVTLIAAVFIVVANLIVDLLYAVIDPRVRLG, encoded by the coding sequence GTGCTTGCTTATCTCATCCGGCGCTTGTTCGCCGTCGTCGTGATGCTGTTGGTCGTCACCCTCACGACCTTCGCCATCTTCTTCGTGATCCCGAAGTGGGCCGGTTCCGATCCCGCGCTGCTGTTCGTCGGCAAGCAGGCCGACCCCGCGGCCATCGAGGGCATCCGGGAGAAGCTCAGCCTCGGTGATCCGGTCCTCGTGCAGTTCTGGCACTTCGTCCAAGGCCTCTTCGTGGGCCGTGACTACGCCAACGGCACGGATGTCACCCACTGCCCGGCGCCCTGCTTCGGCTACTCCTTCCGCACCGAGCAGGCGGTGTGGCCGCAGCTCACCGACGCCATGCCGGTGACCCTCTCGCTCGCCGCGGGCGCCTGCCTGCTGTGGCTGGTCGGCGGCATCACCACCGGTGTCGTCTCCGCGCTGCGCCGGGGCACCCTGTGGGACCGCTCGGCGATGACGGTCGCGCTGGCCGGTGTCTCGCTGCCGATCTACTTCACCGGTCTGCTCTCGCTGGCGATCTTCAGCTACTCGCTGAAGTGGGTCAACGTGGACTACAAGGGGCTCGGTGACGATCCGGCGATGTGGTTCGAGAGCCTGATCCTCCCGTGGATCACGCTCGCCTTCCTCTATGCGGCGATGTACGCCCGGCTCACCCGGGCGACCATGCTGGAGATCATGGGAGAGGACTACATCCGCACCGCCCGCGCCAAGGGTCTGCGGGAGCGGGTGGTCATCGGCAGGCACGCGATGCGCTCGACCTGGACCCCGGTCCTCACCCTGCTCGGCCTCGACCTGGGCGCGCTGCTGGGCGGCGCGGTCCTCACCGAGACCACCTACAACCTGCCCGGCCTCGGGCGGCTCGCGGTGAACGCGATCACCGAGAAGGACCTGCCGGTCATCCTCGGCGTCACCCTGATCGCGGCCGTCTTCATCGTGGTCGCCAACCTCATCGTGGACCTCCTGTACGCCGTCATCGACCCGCGAGTGAGGCTCGGATGA
- a CDS encoding ABC transporter substrate-binding protein — MKRLSRSRRIAGATAVVGALLATAACGGGSSDDEGSGAGFNAAVKGVAAKSAKKGGTLKFINKQEFDSLDPQRQYYGFAWDFSRFYARQLISYTPKPGNAANELTPDLATSTGKISNGGKTYTYTLRDGITWEDGSPITSKDVKYGIERIWAKDVVSGGPGYLRQVLDPKSEYKGPYKDKSKDKLGLKAIQTPDDKTIVFNLAKPNGDFEQMLAMPTGSPVKADKDTGAKYTNRPFSSGPYKVQSYTPGKSLSLVRNTSWKKASDPIRPALPDKVSVTFNSNLEAIDRLLIKGDYDVFLSATGMTPSGRNDALKHNKGNVDNITTSFVRYVDFTTKVKPFDNIHCRKAVVYGTDYKSLQTTRGGPQAGGDIATNMLPKSVKGADNYDPYGVLKRGGKADVAKAKDELKQCGKPGGFSTSIVARNDQPAEVEAAEALQASLKKVGINLNVEPIQGSTSASITGSPSVMKKRGYGLSMTGWGPDFPTGQGFSQPLIDGRFIEQTGNYNVSETNDAEINKYFDDALKETDPSKAGAIYQKMNHKVSDLAVQMPFIYEKNITWRSSRLTNAFSSAAYNGRYDYSQLGVVK; from the coding sequence ATGAAACGGCTCTCGAGAAGCAGGCGGATCGCCGGAGCGACGGCTGTCGTCGGCGCCCTGCTGGCCACCGCCGCCTGCGGTGGTGGCAGTTCCGACGACGAGGGCTCGGGTGCCGGGTTCAACGCCGCGGTGAAGGGTGTCGCCGCCAAGTCCGCCAAGAAGGGCGGCACCCTCAAGTTCATCAACAAGCAGGAGTTCGACTCCCTCGACCCGCAGCGCCAGTACTACGGGTTCGCCTGGGACTTCTCCCGCTTCTACGCGCGCCAACTGATCTCCTACACGCCGAAGCCGGGCAACGCCGCGAACGAGCTGACCCCGGACCTCGCCACCTCCACCGGCAAGATCAGCAACGGCGGCAAGACCTACACCTACACCCTGCGCGACGGGATCACCTGGGAGGACGGCTCCCCGATCACGTCCAAGGACGTCAAGTACGGCATCGAGCGCATCTGGGCCAAGGACGTCGTCTCCGGCGGCCCCGGCTATCTGCGCCAGGTCCTGGACCCCAAGAGCGAGTACAAGGGCCCGTACAAGGACAAGTCCAAGGACAAGCTGGGCCTGAAGGCGATCCAGACGCCGGACGACAAGACCATCGTCTTCAACCTCGCCAAGCCCAACGGTGACTTCGAGCAGATGCTCGCGATGCCGACCGGCTCCCCGGTGAAGGCGGACAAGGACACCGGCGCCAAGTACACCAACCGGCCCTTCTCCTCCGGTCCGTACAAGGTCCAGTCGTACACCCCGGGCAAGAGCCTGTCGCTGGTCCGCAACACCAGCTGGAAGAAGGCGTCCGACCCGATCCGCCCGGCCCTGCCGGACAAGGTCTCGGTCACCTTCAACTCCAACCTCGAGGCGATCGACCGGCTGCTGATCAAGGGCGACTACGACGTCTTCCTCAGCGCCACCGGTATGACTCCCTCGGGCCGCAACGACGCCCTCAAGCACAACAAGGGCAACGTCGACAACATCACCACCAGCTTCGTCCGGTACGTCGACTTCACCACCAAGGTCAAGCCGTTCGACAACATCCACTGCCGCAAGGCGGTCGTCTACGGCACCGACTACAAGTCGCTCCAGACCACCCGCGGTGGCCCGCAGGCCGGTGGTGACATCGCCACCAACATGCTCCCCAAGAGCGTGAAGGGCGCGGACAACTACGACCCGTACGGTGTCCTGAAGCGCGGTGGCAAGGCGGACGTGGCCAAGGCCAAGGACGAGCTCAAGCAGTGCGGCAAGCCGGGTGGCTTCTCCACCAGCATCGTGGCCCGCAACGACCAGCCCGCCGAGGTCGAGGCCGCCGAGGCGCTGCAGGCGTCGCTGAAGAAGGTCGGCATCAACCTCAACGTGGAGCCGATCCAGGGCAGCACCTCCGCCAGCATCACCGGCTCGCCGTCGGTGATGAAGAAGCGCGGCTACGGCCTGTCCATGACCGGCTGGGGCCCGGACTTCCCGACCGGCCAGGGCTTCTCCCAGCCGCTGATCGACGGCCGCTTCATCGAGCAGACCGGTAACTACAACGTCTCCGAGACCAACGACGCGGAGATCAACAAGTACTTCGACGACGCGCTCAAGGAGACCGACCCGAGCAAGGCCGGCGCGATCTACCAGAAGATGAACCACAAGGTCAGCGACCTGGCCGTGCAGATGCCGTTCATCTACGAGAAGAACATCACCTGGCGCAGCTCGCGGCTGACGAACGCCTTCTCGTCGGCGGCCTACAACGGTCGCTACGACTACTCCCAGCTGGGCGTCGTCAAGTGA
- a CDS encoding alpha/beta fold hydrolase — MTATEWKTEWTLDRTYRSSSGEVRWAAFGAPDAPPVVLLHGTPFSSYVWRGVARALADRHRVFVWDMPGYGASEKRAGQDVSLAAQGRVFGELLDMWGLTGAGAEPAVVAHDFGGCVALRAHLLHGARYRRLALVDVVALAPWGSPTYRLFGAHHEVFGQLPPELHRGLVREYVRSGSAPGLPPRVLERIVDGWCGPEEQSAFYRQIAQNDQRFTDEIEGRYGEISLPVLVCWGAQDAWIPVERGRELAARIPGAGFRLIEGAGHLVQEDAPAELAVALSGFLGDG; from the coding sequence ATGACAGCGACTGAGTGGAAGACCGAGTGGACGCTGGACCGCACCTACCGCAGCTCCTCCGGCGAGGTCCGCTGGGCCGCGTTCGGCGCGCCGGACGCGCCGCCGGTCGTGCTGCTGCACGGCACGCCGTTCTCGTCGTACGTATGGCGGGGCGTCGCCCGTGCGCTGGCCGACCGGCACCGGGTGTTCGTCTGGGACATGCCGGGCTACGGGGCCTCCGAGAAGCGGGCCGGCCAGGACGTCTCGCTGGCCGCCCAGGGCCGGGTCTTCGGCGAGCTGCTCGACATGTGGGGGCTGACCGGGGCCGGGGCGGAACCGGCCGTCGTCGCCCATGACTTCGGCGGATGCGTCGCGCTGCGTGCGCATCTGCTGCACGGTGCGCGGTATCGCCGGTTGGCGCTGGTGGACGTGGTGGCGCTGGCGCCTTGGGGGTCCCCGACGTACCGGCTGTTCGGCGCCCACCACGAGGTCTTCGGGCAGCTGCCGCCCGAGCTGCACCGGGGTCTGGTGCGCGAGTACGTCCGCTCGGGAAGCGCCCCGGGCCTCCCTCCGCGGGTGCTGGAGCGGATCGTGGACGGCTGGTGCGGTCCGGAGGAGCAGTCCGCGTTCTATCGGCAGATCGCGCAGAACGATCAGCGGTTCACGGATGAGATCGAGGGCCGCTACGGGGAGATCAGCCTGCCCGTGCTGGTCTGCTGGGGCGCGCAGGACGCCTGGATTCCGGTGGAGCGGGGGCGGGAGCTTGCCGCTCGCATTCCGGGGGCGGGGTTTCGGCTGATCGAGGGGGCGGGGCATCTGGTGCAGGAGGATGCGCCTGCGGAGCTCGCGGTTGCGCTGAGCGGGTTCCTCGGGGACGGCTGA
- a CDS encoding N-acetylmuramoyl-L-alanine amidase, protein MIPAAGTGCPPPRVERSVSESTTGGGRRVSRRTLLIGGSAVGLGAAGVAGYAARDELSRMWWRLPGIEKPRKAGAVDQPGAEWIAASGANWRWADRPDDYPIDRVVIHVVQGSYDDAVRVFRDPGHRAAAHYVVRRDGHIAQMVRELDVAFHAGNRSYNERSIGIEHEGFVSEPSSFTDAMYRASARLTASICERYGIARDREHIVGHVEVPGTDHTDPGRHWDWDRYIRAVRAVRLPRTPS, encoded by the coding sequence ATGATCCCGGCGGCCGGAACCGGATGCCCTCCCCCGCGCGTTGAGCGTTCCGTGAGCGAGAGCACCACCGGCGGTGGACGCCGCGTCAGCAGGCGCACCCTCCTGATCGGGGGCTCTGCGGTCGGGCTCGGCGCGGCCGGGGTAGCGGGCTATGCCGCGCGGGACGAGCTGTCCCGGATGTGGTGGCGGCTGCCCGGGATCGAAAAGCCGCGCAAGGCGGGCGCGGTCGACCAGCCGGGCGCCGAGTGGATCGCGGCCTCGGGGGCGAACTGGCGGTGGGCCGACCGGCCGGACGACTACCCCATCGACCGGGTGGTGATCCATGTGGTCCAGGGCAGCTACGACGACGCGGTGCGGGTCTTCCGGGACCCCGGACACCGCGCCGCGGCGCACTATGTGGTGCGCCGCGACGGGCATATCGCTCAGATGGTGCGCGAGCTGGACGTGGCGTTCCACGCGGGCAACCGCTCGTACAACGAGCGCAGCATCGGCATCGAGCACGAGGGGTTCGTGAGCGAGCCGAGCTCCTTCACGGACGCGATGTACCGCGCCTCGGCACGGCTGACCGCCTCGATCTGCGAGCGGTACGGCATAGCGCGGGACCGCGAGCACATCGTCGGCCATGTGGAGGTGCCGGGCACCGATCACACCGACCCGGGCCGCCACTGGGACTGGGACCGCTATATACGGGCGGTGCGAGCGGTGCGCCTGCCACGGACGCCGTCCTAG
- a CDS encoding trimeric intracellular cation channel family protein, producing MLIELFTPSVQHALEVAGIFVFAMSGALLAVRKNFDVFGMAVLAEATALGGGIFRDLVIGAVPPIAFTDLGYFLTPLVATGIVFFLHPEVERITAAVGVFDAAGLGLFCVEGTMKAHDFGLGVTASVTLGMATAVGGGVIRDLLAHEVPSLLRWDRDLYAVPAILGSSIAALLLHFDALTAATSALAAAVTFVVRLLAMRFGWRAPRAWNRRSTATEES from the coding sequence GTGCTCATCGAACTGTTCACCCCGTCCGTCCAGCACGCGCTCGAAGTCGCCGGGATCTTCGTCTTCGCGATGTCCGGCGCGCTGCTCGCCGTGCGGAAGAACTTCGATGTCTTCGGCATGGCGGTGCTCGCCGAGGCCACCGCGCTGGGCGGCGGGATCTTCCGCGACCTGGTGATCGGCGCGGTGCCGCCCATCGCCTTCACCGACCTCGGCTATTTCCTCACCCCGCTCGTGGCCACCGGCATCGTCTTCTTCCTCCATCCCGAGGTCGAGCGGATCACGGCGGCGGTGGGGGTCTTCGACGCGGCGGGCCTCGGGCTGTTCTGCGTCGAGGGCACGATGAAGGCGCACGATTTCGGGCTCGGTGTCACCGCGTCCGTCACCCTCGGCATGGCCACGGCGGTCGGCGGCGGTGTGATCCGCGACCTGCTCGCCCATGAGGTGCCCTCCCTGCTGCGCTGGGACCGTGACCTGTACGCCGTCCCGGCCATCCTCGGCTCCTCCATAGCGGCGCTGCTGCTTCACTTCGACGCCCTCACGGCGGCCACGAGCGCACTCGCGGCCGCCGTGACGTTTGTGGTGCGGCTGCTGGCGATGCGGTTCGGCTGGCGGGCGCCGCGGGCCTGGAACCGGCGCAGTACGGCGACGGAGGAGAGCTGA
- a CDS encoding ArsR/SmtB family transcription factor, whose amino-acid sequence MAIPFDVLAEPSRRQILDLLLERPRLVGELTEHLGLTQPGTSKHLRVLREAGLVRVRRDAQRRWYELCPEPLAEVDAWLAPYRRLWTDRLDALERHLDTMPDSLDATGEPDVPDVLDAPDGEAP is encoded by the coding sequence ATGGCCATACCGTTCGATGTGCTCGCGGAGCCGAGTCGTCGGCAGATCCTGGACCTCCTGCTGGAGCGGCCCCGCCTGGTCGGTGAGCTGACCGAGCATCTGGGGCTCACCCAGCCGGGCACCTCCAAGCACCTCCGAGTGCTGCGCGAGGCCGGTCTGGTGCGGGTCCGCCGGGACGCCCAGCGCCGCTGGTACGAGCTCTGCCCGGAGCCGCTCGCCGAGGTGGACGCCTGGCTCGCGCCGTACCGTCGGCTGTGGACCGACCGTCTCGACGCGCTCGAACGACACCTGGACACGATGCCGGATTCCCTCGACGCGACCGGCGAACCCGACGTACCCGACGTACTCGACGCACCCGACGGAGAAGCGCCATGA
- a CDS encoding TIGR03619 family F420-dependent LLM class oxidoreductase, whose translation MRIGFALPQFGPLAHHPEDIARFARRAEELGADSLWVGDRLLAPVNPTVGYAGSDGIPPEFRAVLDPFTVLATAAAATERVRLGTDVINAPWYPPAVLARTLTTIDLLSAGRLLVGLGTGWSPEEYEAVDIPMAERGRRLDECLDALDAWWTRNPVEYRGDHWTVPASHVDLKPASRPRPPVYLAAFAPAAMRRVARRADGWLPVAIVPAAPGAPDPVATLAEGLGGVREAVEREGRDPAAFDAILRVNAGAGASVDDIATTLVRAEREAGIQHAFVDLMYLGKDTDQTLDLVQRVLEGARAS comes from the coding sequence ATGCGCATCGGATTCGCCCTTCCCCAGTTCGGGCCGCTGGCCCACCACCCCGAGGACATCGCGCGGTTCGCCCGCCGGGCCGAGGAGCTCGGCGCGGACAGCCTGTGGGTCGGGGACCGCCTGCTCGCCCCGGTGAACCCGACCGTCGGCTACGCGGGCAGTGATGGGATCCCGCCGGAATTCCGCGCCGTGCTGGATCCCTTCACCGTGCTGGCCACCGCCGCCGCGGCCACCGAGCGGGTCCGGCTCGGCACCGATGTCATCAACGCCCCCTGGTACCCGCCCGCGGTGCTCGCCCGCACCCTCACCACCATCGATCTGCTGAGCGCGGGCCGGCTGCTGGTCGGGCTCGGCACCGGCTGGTCCCCCGAGGAGTACGAGGCGGTCGACATCCCCATGGCCGAGCGCGGCCGGCGCCTCGACGAATGCCTCGACGCGCTGGATGCCTGGTGGACCCGGAACCCGGTCGAGTACCGCGGGGACCACTGGACCGTGCCCGCCTCCCATGTCGACCTCAAACCGGCCTCCCGCCCCCGTCCGCCCGTCTACCTCGCCGCCTTCGCGCCCGCGGCCATGCGTCGGGTGGCCCGGCGCGCCGACGGCTGGCTGCCCGTCGCGATCGTCCCGGCGGCCCCCGGCGCCCCCGACCCCGTCGCCACCCTCGCCGAGGGGCTGGGCGGGGTGCGGGAAGCGGTCGAGCGGGAGGGCCGGGACCCGGCGGCGTTCGACGCGATCCTGCGCGTCAACGCCGGCGCTGGCGCCTCCGTGGACGACATCGCGACGACCCTGGTCCGGGCCGAGCGGGAGGCGGGCATCCAGCACGCCTTCGTCGATCTGATGTATCTCGGGAAGGACACCGACCAGACCCTGGACCTCGTCCAGCGGGTGCTGGAGGGGGCCCGCGCGAGCTGA
- a CDS encoding SRPBCC family protein, with the protein MKDTLAQTGGGRSALRLERRLAHPPEKVWRALTDPAQLVHWFPSEVQVELKTGGRMGFVFPGREAPDMDGVVTELDPPHVFAFTWGEDELRWELRPEGDGCVLTLTHTFGDRFGAASFASGWHACITGLAALLGGEEIAHGDMAELHEKYVEAFGLAEGAVETTEDGGWRLRFERQLVRPAETAWRTLTGPADDTPEPAAGAPVPFGFRTDAVPAGPITEAHPPRVLAYAWERDGRPAGTVRWELTQGTGHGARLILTQTGPADAEAERTEAQQAWRHHIGLLAAKLLRVSS; encoded by the coding sequence ATGAAAGACACCCTTGCCCAGACCGGCGGCGGCCGCTCGGCCCTGCGCCTGGAGCGCCGGCTCGCCCACCCCCCGGAGAAGGTCTGGCGAGCGCTGACCGATCCCGCCCAGCTCGTCCACTGGTTCCCCTCCGAGGTCCAGGTCGAGCTCAAGACCGGCGGCCGGATGGGCTTCGTCTTCCCCGGGCGCGAGGCCCCGGACATGGACGGCGTCGTCACCGAGCTCGATCCGCCCCATGTCTTCGCCTTCACCTGGGGCGAGGACGAGCTCCGCTGGGAGCTGCGCCCCGAGGGCGACGGCTGTGTGCTGACCCTCACCCACACCTTCGGCGACCGCTTCGGCGCGGCCAGCTTCGCCTCCGGCTGGCACGCCTGCATCACCGGTCTTGCGGCCCTGCTGGGCGGCGAGGAGATCGCCCATGGCGACATGGCCGAGCTGCACGAGAAGTACGTCGAGGCGTTCGGCCTGGCCGAGGGGGCGGTGGAGACCACCGAGGACGGCGGCTGGCGGCTGCGCTTCGAACGCCAGCTGGTCCGCCCCGCCGAGACGGCCTGGCGGACGCTGACCGGCCCGGCCGACGACACCCCCGAACCGGCCGCCGGGGCGCCGGTCCCCTTCGGCTTCCGTACGGACGCGGTCCCGGCGGGCCCGATCACCGAGGCGCATCCGCCCCGGGTGCTCGCCTATGCCTGGGAGCGCGACGGCCGTCCCGCCGGGACGGTCCGCTGGGAGCTCACCCAGGGCACCGGCCACGGCGCCCGCCTCATCCTGACCCAGACGGGCCCGGCGGACGCGGAAGCGGAACGCACCGAAGCCCAGCAGGCATGGCGCCACCACATCGGCCTCCTGGCCGCCAAGCTGCTCCGGGTGAGCAGCTGA
- a CDS encoding ABC transporter ATP-binding protein, translating into MTDLTKSSGQPGNGDLPATGTAAVGEVAAAGSPAPTAFLEVRDLHVHFPTDDGLVKSVDGLSFRLEKGKTLGIVGESGSGKSVTSLGIMGLHTAGQYGRRKARISGEIWLNGQELLGADPDEVRKLRGREMSMIFQDPLSALHPYYTIGRQIIEAYRVHNEVTKEVARKRAIDLLDRVGIPQPDKRVDSYPHEFSGGMRQRAMIAMALVNNPELLIADEPTTALDVTVQAQILDLIRDLQKEFGSAVIVITHDLGVVAELADDLLVMYGGRCVERGPAEKVFYEPQHPYTWGLLGSMPRIDRDQTERLIPVKGSPPSLINVPSGCAFHPRCPYADVPKDNITRTERPELAEAGGGGHFSACHMSQEERTRIWTEEIAPKL; encoded by the coding sequence ATGACCGACCTGACCAAGTCCTCCGGACAGCCCGGGAACGGCGATCTGCCGGCCACCGGCACCGCCGCCGTGGGCGAGGTGGCAGCGGCCGGCTCGCCCGCCCCCACCGCCTTCCTCGAGGTGCGCGATCTGCACGTCCACTTCCCGACCGACGACGGTCTGGTGAAGTCCGTGGACGGGCTCAGCTTCCGGCTGGAGAAGGGCAAGACCCTCGGCATCGTCGGCGAGTCCGGCTCCGGCAAGTCCGTCACCTCGCTCGGCATCATGGGGCTGCACACCGCCGGGCAGTACGGCCGCCGCAAGGCGCGGATCTCCGGTGAGATCTGGCTCAACGGCCAGGAGCTGCTGGGCGCCGACCCCGACGAGGTGCGCAAGCTGCGCGGCCGCGAGATGTCGATGATCTTCCAGGATCCGCTCTCCGCGCTGCACCCGTACTACACCATCGGCCGCCAGATCATCGAGGCGTACCGGGTGCACAACGAGGTCACCAAGGAGGTGGCCCGCAAGCGCGCGATCGACCTGCTGGACCGTGTCGGCATCCCGCAGCCCGACAAGCGCGTGGACAGCTATCCGCACGAGTTCTCCGGCGGTATGCGCCAGCGCGCCATGATCGCGATGGCGCTGGTCAACAACCCCGAGCTGTTGATCGCGGACGAGCCGACCACCGCCCTGGACGTCACCGTCCAGGCGCAGATCCTCGACCTCATCCGGGATCTGCAGAAGGAGTTCGGCTCCGCGGTCATCGTCATCACCCATGACCTGGGCGTGGTCGCCGAGCTCGCCGACGATCTGCTGGTGATGTACGGCGGCCGCTGTGTCGAGCGGGGCCCGGCCGAGAAGGTCTTCTACGAGCCCCAGCACCCGTACACCTGGGGGCTGCTGGGCTCGATGCCCCGGATCGACCGCGACCAGACCGAGCGGCTGATCCCGGTCAAGGGCTCCCCGCCCAGCCTCATCAATGTGCCGTCCGGCTGCGCCTTCCACCCGCGCTGCCCGTACGCCGATGTGCCGAAGGACAACATCACGCGCACCGAGCGGCCGGAGCTCGCCGAGGCCGGGGGCGGCGGGCACTTCTCCGCATGCCATATGTCGCAGGAGGAGCGCACCCGGATCTGGACCGAAGAGATTGCGCCGAAGCTGTGA